The proteins below are encoded in one region of Neisseria bacilliformis:
- a CDS encoding GTPase/DUF3482 domain-containing protein, producing the protein MSDSPVLNLAVVGHTNTGKTSLMRTLLRDAAFGEVKNAPSTTRHVERSAITDGADTLALLYDTPGLEDAGGVLDWLETHTSARADGIERLQQFLASPEAAAEFNQEAKVLRQLLDSDAALYIIDAREPVLEKYKDELTVLSWCAKPVMPVFNFTAGRDLSAWTAMLARRGLHVCSSFDTVAFDFDGEIRLWQNLATMLPDGRILERLTAARRREWDTLGREAREAVALFLIEAAACRREAGENDDTAALAAQMQEAVRSLEQRLHQNLLHLYRFYTDGVESAQWVLAAQRQDPFDGNTLKEYGIRTGTGAAAGALIGLGLDLATLGGSLGLGTAIGSLLGGVLPNVNDLSDKLSGRQTLLAAPETLTLLAARALDLLAALQTRGHAAQSPVVLQSGKTPWPPAKLPPELQKARNRPRWSPLNGADTDAGEGKAAAVKTLAARL; encoded by the coding sequence ATGTCCGACTCTCCCGTCCTCAATCTCGCCGTCGTCGGCCACACCAACACCGGCAAAACCTCGCTGATGCGCACCCTGCTGCGCGACGCGGCCTTCGGCGAAGTGAAAAACGCCCCCTCCACCACCCGCCACGTCGAACGCTCCGCCATAACCGACGGCGCGGACACCCTCGCCCTGCTCTACGACACCCCCGGGCTGGAAGACGCGGGCGGTGTGCTCGACTGGCTGGAAACGCACACAAGTGCCCGCGCCGACGGCATCGAACGCCTGCAACAGTTCCTCGCCTCGCCCGAAGCCGCCGCCGAGTTCAACCAGGAAGCCAAAGTCCTGCGCCAGCTGCTCGACAGCGACGCCGCGCTGTATATCATCGACGCGCGCGAGCCGGTGCTGGAAAAATACAAAGACGAACTCACCGTTTTGTCGTGGTGCGCCAAGCCCGTGATGCCCGTGTTCAACTTCACCGCCGGACGCGACCTTTCGGCGTGGACGGCTATGCTGGCGCGGCGCGGCCTGCACGTGTGCAGCAGCTTCGACACCGTCGCCTTCGATTTTGACGGCGAAATCCGCCTGTGGCAGAACCTCGCCACCATGCTCCCTGACGGCCGCATCCTCGAACGCCTCACCGCCGCACGCCGCCGCGAATGGGACACACTCGGCCGCGAAGCCAGGGAAGCCGTCGCCCTGTTCCTTATCGAAGCGGCCGCCTGCCGCCGCGAAGCGGGTGAAAACGACGACACCGCCGCGCTCGCCGCCCAAATGCAGGAAGCCGTGCGCAGCCTCGAACAGCGTCTGCACCAAAACCTGCTGCACCTCTACCGCTTCTACACCGACGGCGTGGAAAGCGCGCAATGGGTGCTGGCCGCGCAACGGCAAGACCCCTTCGACGGCAACACGCTCAAAGAATACGGCATCCGCACCGGCACCGGCGCGGCGGCCGGCGCGCTCATCGGCCTCGGCCTCGACTTGGCCACCCTCGGCGGCTCGCTCGGGCTGGGCACCGCCATCGGCAGCCTGCTCGGCGGCGTGCTGCCCAATGTGAACGATTTGTCCGACAAACTCAGCGGCAGGCAAACCCTGCTCGCCGCCCCCGAAACCCTCACCCTGCTCGCCGCCCGCGCCCTCGACCTGCTCGCCGCCCTGCAAACGCGCGGCCACGCCGCGCAAAGCCCCGTCGTCCTGCAAAGCGGCAAAACCCCGTGGCCGCCCGCCAAACTGCCGCCCGAGCTGCAAAAAGCCCGCAACCGCCCCCGCTGGTCGCCGCTCAACGGCGCGGACACCGACGCGGGCGAAGGCAAAGCCGCTGCCGTCAAAACCCTGGCCGCACGGCTGTAA
- a CDS encoding PqiC family protein, with product MNKALLSAAAVCVLAACASPPAAYFTLPDSRFQMPEHTQGKSETAVRVVLAEPLNRGGLAYQPDALQLNHARSHLWAQPLDQAAAARFANEFNRAGDARRYFVPAHQSSAAQSLTVYLEAFQGTYKGSTVVEGYVRSDAGSRRFRAETPQRGDGYEAMLQSLSQGVSAAAAQVSGR from the coding sequence ATGAACAAAGCCCTTCTCTCTGCCGCCGCCGTCTGCGTGCTGGCTGCCTGCGCCTCGCCGCCCGCTGCCTATTTCACCCTGCCCGACAGCCGCTTCCAAATGCCCGAGCACACGCAGGGCAAAAGCGAAACCGCCGTGCGCGTCGTCCTTGCCGAGCCGCTGAACCGTGGCGGCCTGGCCTACCAGCCCGACGCGCTGCAACTGAACCACGCCCGCAGCCATCTGTGGGCGCAGCCGCTGGATCAGGCCGCCGCCGCCCGTTTCGCCAACGAATTCAACCGCGCGGGCGACGCACGGCGTTATTTTGTCCCCGCCCACCAAAGCAGCGCGGCGCAGTCGCTCACCGTCTATCTCGAAGCCTTCCAGGGCACATATAAAGGCAGCACCGTGGTCGAAGGCTACGTCCGCTCCGATGCCGGCAGCCGCCGCTTCCGCGCCGAAACGCCGCAGCGGGGCGACGGCTACGAAGCCATGCTGCAATCGCTCTCGCAGGGCGTGTCCGCCGCCGCTGCGCAGGTGTCCGGCAGGTAA